A stretch of the Asticcacaulis sp. ZE23SCel15 genome encodes the following:
- a CDS encoding folylpolyglutamate synthase/dihydrofolate synthase family protein, giving the protein MTDRLLPFDAPLERLKALHPKRIDLTLERMLRVCAALGNPHDKLPPVVHVAGTNGKGSTLAFLRAMAEAEGLSVHVYTSPHLVRFAERIRLNGTLIDNDYLADVLNRVEIANNGQALTFFEATTAAAFLAFSERPADLLLLETGLGGILDATNIISAPRLSIITPIDYDHQAFLGNDLTTIAKQKAGIIKPNCPVISARQAEEAETVIERAALKMRSALSVMGQGFDAYRENDRLVFQDDDALLDLSLPRLSGPHQIDNAGLAIKAALALGFSSDAIDRGLQTAVWPGRLQALKAGPLHAALTHKASELWLDGGHNPHAAKALRAHLDILGSKDPKPLKLICGLLNNKDADEFFAAFDGLSLEVVCVGFSSDAATDPATLAAAAQSKGLSATTAISPLEAVKAVQTDAPVRILICGSLYLAGDVLALSEETWPI; this is encoded by the coding sequence ATGACTGATCGGCTATTGCCATTTGATGCCCCCCTCGAACGCCTGAAAGCCCTGCACCCCAAGCGGATTGACCTGACCTTGGAGCGTATGCTGCGGGTCTGCGCAGCGCTCGGTAATCCGCACGACAAACTGCCGCCCGTCGTCCATGTCGCGGGCACCAATGGCAAGGGCTCGACCCTCGCCTTCCTGCGCGCGATGGCGGAAGCTGAGGGCTTAAGCGTTCATGTCTATACCTCACCCCATCTGGTCAGGTTTGCCGAGCGCATCCGCCTCAATGGCACCCTGATCGACAATGATTATCTGGCCGATGTCCTGAACCGCGTTGAAATCGCCAATAACGGTCAGGCCCTGACCTTTTTTGAGGCCACCACCGCCGCAGCATTCCTCGCCTTTTCAGAACGGCCCGCCGATCTGTTGCTGCTTGAGACCGGCCTTGGCGGCATACTGGATGCGACCAATATTATCTCCGCCCCCCGCCTCAGCATTATCACCCCCATCGACTACGACCATCAGGCCTTTTTGGGCAACGATCTGACCACCATCGCCAAACAAAAAGCCGGCATTATCAAACCCAACTGTCCGGTCATCAGCGCCCGTCAGGCTGAGGAAGCCGAAACCGTCATTGAGCGCGCCGCCCTGAAAATGCGCAGCGCTTTATCCGTTATGGGACAAGGGTTTGATGCCTACCGCGAAAACGACCGGCTGGTGTTTCAGGATGACGATGCCCTGCTGGATCTGTCGCTGCCACGCCTGTCCGGCCCGCACCAGATTGATAATGCCGGATTGGCCATCAAGGCCGCGTTAGCGCTTGGGTTTTCATCCGACGCCATCGATAGAGGTCTGCAAACCGCCGTCTGGCCGGGGCGGTTGCAAGCGCTCAAGGCTGGGCCGCTCCATGCCGCCCTGACCCATAAGGCGTCGGAACTGTGGCTGGATGGTGGTCACAACCCTCACGCCGCCAAGGCTTTACGGGCGCACTTAGACATCTTGGGGTCCAAGGACCCCAAACCCCTGAAACTGATCTGCGGCCTGCTCAACAACAAAGACGCCGATGAATTTTTCGCAGCCTTTGACGGTTTGTCACTTGAGGTCGTGTGTGTTGGATTTTCGTCGGATGCCGCCACCGATCCGGCGACACTGGCCGCCGCCGCCCAAAGCAAAGGACTTAGCGCGACGACCGCGATAAGCCCTTTGGAAGCCGTTAAGGCCGTGCAAACTGATGCGCCGGTGCGCATCCTGATCTGCGGCTCGCTCTATCTGGCGGGCGATGTGTTGGCACTCTCGGAAGAGACCTGGCCCATCTAA
- the murU gene encoding N-acetylmuramate alpha-1-phosphate uridylyltransferase MurU, with translation MSTPTTALILAAGLGTRMRPLTNDRSKALVEVGGKALIDHMIDRLIAAGVTRCVVNVHYFADRLEAHVKARTDVEIVISDEREKLLETGGGLKKARPLLGDEPIFVANIDSVWIEDNDGAAMADMAARWDPERMDAILMLAQMQRSSGFDGAGDFILSDDGRISFRGSANAAPYNYMGVHITKPDIADHVTDDAFSLSPIWREKAVSGRLYGCVMYGDWMHVGDPVARDVAEARLAIK, from the coding sequence ATGAGCACACCGACGACAGCCCTGATCCTGGCGGCGGGCCTCGGCACCCGTATGCGGCCACTCACAAACGACCGCTCTAAGGCCCTGGTCGAGGTCGGCGGTAAGGCTTTGATCGACCACATGATCGACCGGCTGATCGCGGCGGGGGTTACGCGCTGTGTGGTCAATGTCCACTATTTTGCCGATCGGCTGGAGGCGCATGTGAAGGCGCGCACCGATGTCGAGATTGTCATTTCTGATGAGCGCGAAAAGCTGCTGGAAACCGGCGGTGGCTTAAAAAAAGCCCGGCCTCTGCTGGGGGATGAGCCAATTTTTGTCGCCAATATCGATAGTGTCTGGATTGAGGATAATGATGGGGCAGCGATGGCCGATATGGCCGCGCGCTGGGACCCGGAGCGTATGGATGCGATTCTGATGTTGGCGCAAATGCAGCGTTCCAGCGGCTTTGACGGCGCCGGTGACTTTATATTGTCCGATGACGGACGAATTAGTTTCAGAGGGTCGGCCAATGCGGCCCCCTATAACTATATGGGCGTGCATATCACAAAGCCCGATATTGCCGATCATGTGACAGACGACGCCTTTTCTCTGTCGCCCATCTGGCGCGAAAAGGCGGTGTCCGGACGGCTATATGGCTGCGTCATGTACGGTGACTGGATGCACGTTGGCGATCCGGTAGCACGCGATGTCGCTGAAGCCAGACTGGCCATTAAATGA
- the trxA gene encoding thioredoxin, with the protein MATVKITDETFESDVLKSDKPVLVDFWAEWCGPCKQIAPILEEVSEAYGDKLVVSKINIEDSPMTPSRFGVRGIPTMMLFKDGQMTSMKVGAMPKAKLLEWLAESGVA; encoded by the coding sequence ATGGCGACTGTAAAAATTACCGATGAGACCTTTGAGAGCGATGTCTTAAAGTCCGATAAGCCGGTTCTGGTGGATTTCTGGGCGGAATGGTGCGGCCCGTGTAAGCAGATCGCGCCGATCCTTGAGGAAGTGTCAGAGGCTTACGGCGATAAGCTGGTGGTATCCAAGATCAATATCGAAGATTCACCGATGACGCCGTCGCGCTTTGGCGTGCGCGGTATCCCGACCATGATGCTGTTCAAGGATGGTCAGATGACCTCGATGAAGGTCGGCGCTATGCCCAAGGCCAAACTGCTGGAATGGCTGGCTGAATCCGGCGTGGCCTAA
- the addB gene encoding double-strand break repair protein AddB translates to MTGLFSSEGPRWYSIPSGRSFLDDLARGLYDDLGPLGLSEAQILTPTRRGARAMARAFSELAHGGALLLPQVRAIGDLDEGEPPFDLEFLALDLPPALSATRRRFELARLVMAHYRPDGYEMTSKVALELASSLCGFFDSLALEEVDASDRLDDLVHHEAASQYVIDEWAKHWQVSAKFLSIVVHEWPRRLNELGLMDPSQRRVALIRKLGEQWTLRPPQHPLILAGSTGTAPSMADLMGLVAKLPQGAVVLPGLDLSLDDKAWRQVEDSHTQGAMKRLLERHGVAREGVKTWPASVETERGPRARRRLLNEALRPAQATEDWLQQIATMKSEADASGFDPFTEGLRGLNLIEARQDEDAAAQIAVLMRETLEMPDKIAALITPDIGLARRVSAHLSRWGLAANSSAGEPLAHSLTGRFLLDVLALAVDPLDPVRLLSVLKHPFGRYRDQSDLIDRVGLRTVRPRDMAEVAARLDKYPEAQGVWLDFSARISAWQDGFTAPRDLSDFVRTFVATAETLTREDGQMLWQGAAGASASALLSGLITEGEGFEVTSADDFADIVGHMIKTETLRTGGNTHPRLLILGAIEARLVKADRLILGGLEDEVWPQSPPLDPFLSRPMRKALGLPSPERRTGLAAHDFVQAASAEDVWLITRKHREGEPQVMSRWLWRLKTLCQGAKVDITDAPRIADWAHQLSEAVIDPPDSLKAAARPEPRPPAEVRPNSMSVTEVEKFVRDPYAIYARRILNLRLRDRANEPFEQRRRGNAVHEAAENFVLQGHPLGAAGEAAFMDLMEQALRAENLTEAEIALQRPLFGDWAQHFVNFETERRAGKPRFIIEKEGAYNFETARGTFTLKARADRIEVREDGIDILDFKTGQPPSAKEAVAGFFPQLTLTAAIVKYGTFDGMRHDKPIGDLLYVRLSPDGAKLKPVAEKSMSSDELADQALDKFKTRIEAYGKASQPYRSWVAPKYLKKKGDYDQLARLYEWHIMGDEDASSDAPAEDEA, encoded by the coding sequence ATGACCGGGCTTTTCTCATCAGAGGGCCCGCGCTGGTACTCCATCCCGTCAGGGCGGTCGTTTCTGGATGATCTGGCGCGCGGGCTTTATGACGATCTGGGGCCGCTGGGTTTAAGTGAAGCCCAAATCCTGACGCCAACACGGCGCGGTGCGAGGGCCATGGCGCGGGCCTTTTCGGAACTGGCCCACGGCGGCGCGCTGCTGCTGCCTCAGGTGCGGGCGATTGGTGATCTGGATGAGGGGGAGCCGCCGTTTGATCTGGAATTTCTGGCGCTTGATCTGCCGCCAGCCTTAAGCGCGACCCGGCGGCGGTTTGAGCTGGCGCGGTTGGTCATGGCCCACTATCGCCCTGACGGCTATGAGATGACGTCGAAGGTAGCACTCGAACTGGCCTCATCGCTGTGCGGGTTTTTTGACTCTCTGGCGCTTGAAGAAGTTGACGCCTCAGACCGGCTGGACGATCTGGTCCATCACGAAGCCGCCTCTCAATATGTGATCGATGAGTGGGCAAAGCACTGGCAGGTCTCCGCGAAATTCCTGTCGATCGTGGTGCATGAATGGCCACGAAGACTTAACGAGCTGGGCCTGATGGACCCGTCGCAGCGGCGGGTGGCGCTGATCCGCAAGCTGGGTGAACAATGGACCCTGCGCCCACCGCAACATCCGCTGATATTGGCCGGATCGACCGGAACGGCGCCGTCCATGGCCGATCTGATGGGGTTGGTCGCCAAGCTGCCGCAAGGGGCGGTGGTACTGCCGGGGCTTGATTTATCACTAGATGATAAAGCGTGGCGTCAGGTTGAAGATTCCCACACCCAAGGGGCGATGAAGCGGCTGCTGGAACGGCACGGCGTCGCGCGGGAGGGGGTAAAGACCTGGCCGGCATCGGTTGAAACCGAACGTGGCCCGCGCGCGCGGCGACGGCTATTGAATGAGGCGCTCAGGCCCGCTCAGGCGACTGAGGATTGGTTGCAGCAGATTGCCACTATGAAATCCGAGGCTGACGCTTCGGGATTTGATCCGTTCACGGAAGGTCTGCGCGGTCTGAACCTGATTGAGGCACGTCAGGACGAAGATGCAGCGGCTCAGATCGCGGTTCTCATGCGCGAAACGCTGGAGATGCCGGATAAGATTGCCGCTCTGATCACGCCGGATATCGGTCTGGCGCGACGGGTGAGTGCGCACCTGAGCCGTTGGGGTCTGGCCGCAAATTCGTCAGCCGGTGAGCCGTTAGCCCATAGCCTGACCGGGCGGTTTTTGCTGGATGTTCTGGCGCTGGCGGTTGATCCGCTCGATCCGGTGCGGTTATTGTCGGTGCTGAAACATCCGTTTGGGCGGTATCGCGATCAGTCCGACCTAATTGACCGGGTGGGTTTAAGAACCGTGCGGCCGCGCGACATGGCCGAAGTGGCGGCCCGGTTGGATAAATACCCGGAGGCACAAGGGGTGTGGCTCGATTTTTCGGCGCGGATCAGCGCATGGCAGGATGGTTTTACCGCCCCGCGTGACCTGAGTGATTTTGTGCGCACTTTTGTGGCCACGGCGGAGACCCTGACCCGCGAGGACGGTCAGATGCTGTGGCAAGGCGCGGCGGGGGCATCAGCCTCGGCGCTCCTGTCCGGCCTGATCACCGAAGGCGAAGGGTTTGAGGTCACCTCTGCTGATGATTTTGCCGATATTGTCGGCCATATGATCAAGACGGAGACCCTGCGCACCGGCGGCAACACTCATCCGCGTCTGCTGATTTTGGGGGCGATCGAAGCGCGTCTGGTCAAGGCGGATCGGCTCATTCTGGGGGGACTTGAGGACGAGGTGTGGCCGCAGTCGCCGCCGCTTGATCCCTTCCTGTCACGCCCGATGCGCAAGGCCCTGGGGCTGCCTTCGCCGGAGCGGCGCACCGGATTAGCGGCCCATGATTTTGTGCAGGCGGCATCAGCGGAAGATGTCTGGCTGATTACCCGTAAGCACCGCGAAGGCGAGCCGCAGGTCATGTCGCGCTGGCTTTGGCGGCTGAAAACCCTGTGCCAGGGGGCGAAGGTTGATATCACTGATGCCCCGCGCATTGCCGACTGGGCCCATCAACTGTCCGAAGCGGTGATAGATCCGCCGGATAGCCTAAAGGCGGCGGCACGGCCTGAGCCGCGTCCGCCTGCCGAGGTGCGGCCCAATTCGATGAGTGTGACCGAAGTCGAGAAATTTGTGCGCGATCCCTATGCCATATACGCGCGGCGGATTTTGAACCTCAGACTGCGCGACCGGGCCAATGAGCCTTTCGAGCAAAGACGGCGCGGCAATGCGGTTCATGAGGCGGCGGAAAACTTTGTATTGCAAGGACATCCGTTGGGGGCTGCGGGTGAGGCAGCGTTTATGGACCTGATGGAACAGGCCTTGCGCGCTGAGAATTTGACCGAGGCCGAGATTGCGCTGCAACGGCCATTGTTTGGTGACTGGGCGCAACATTTTGTGAATTTTGAAACTGAGCGTCGCGCCGGTAAACCGCGCTTTATCATCGAAAAAGAAGGTGCTTATAATTTTGAGACTGCGCGCGGTACGTTCACGCTCAAAGCCCGCGCCGACCGGATCGAAGTGCGCGAAGACGGCATTGATATTCTCGATTTCAAGACGGGTCAGCCGCCTTCGGCTAAGGAAGCGGTGGCGGGCTTTTTCCCGCAATTGACCCTCACGGCGGCGATTGTGAAATATGGCACCTTTGACGGGATGCGCCATGATAAGCCCATTGGCGACCTGCTCTATGTGCGCTTGTCGCCGGATGGGGCCAAACTGAAACCGGTAGCGGAAAAGAGCATGAGTTCGGACGAACTCGCCGATCAGGCGCTAGATAAATTCAAGACCCGCATCGAAGCTTACGGCAAGGCGTCTCAGCCCTACCGGTCATGGGTCGCGCCGAAGTATCTCAAGAAAAAAGGTGATTACGATCAGCTGGCCCGGCTCTATGAGTGGCACATTATGGGTGATGAGGATGCGTCGTCAGACGCGCCTGCGGAGGACGAGGCATGA
- the tsaE gene encoding tRNA (adenosine(37)-N6)-threonylcarbamoyltransferase complex ATPase subunit type 1 TsaE has translation MTETVWLKDALATEALGARIGQSLKTGDIVYLTGDLGAGKSCLARGLIRSRTSADQEVPSPTFTLVQTYEAEGVDIAHFDLYRLTDPEEVYEIGLFELSEDHACLIEWPQRLGHLGFEDYLEIHLEAGQDEHGHQGRIATLTPHGHYR, from the coding sequence GTGACCGAAACCGTATGGCTTAAGGATGCGCTAGCGACCGAAGCGCTGGGGGCGCGCATCGGCCAAAGCTTGAAAACGGGCGATATTGTTTATCTTACCGGCGATCTGGGGGCGGGAAAATCCTGTCTGGCGCGCGGATTGATCCGTTCACGGACGAGTGCCGATCAGGAAGTGCCCTCACCGACCTTTACACTGGTGCAAACCTATGAGGCTGAGGGTGTGGACATCGCCCATTTTGATCTTTACCGCCTGACCGACCCGGAGGAGGTTTATGAGATCGGCCTGTTTGAACTGTCGGAAGACCATGCCTGCCTGATCGAGTGGCCGCAGCGGCTGGGCCATCTGGGCTTTGAAGATTATCTGGAAATTCATCTCGAAGCGGGTCAGGATGAGCACGGACATCAGGGACGTATCGCCACCCTGACCCCGCATGGCCACTATAGATAA
- the amgK gene encoding N-acetylmuramate/N-acetylglucosamine kinase AmgK: MSPDRETQKIAFLKAYGLEGMARHALPGDASTRRYERLSERGRSLMLMDQAPMPELIPCPPQADYAERKKLGYFAMTRLSAGRIEAFAACAEYLRSQNLSAPEIVAWDAQAGFLVSEDLGDGLFARLIEQGEDEMSLYLSAVEALAVLHQSPPPETLSGGWPLLVYDDLALKTGVDLFIEWYPKYDPSRVLSDQARADWEAVWAPIRARAQAGASVFMHRDFHAENLLWLPEREGYQRVGLIDFQDALKGHPSWDLHSLLQDARRDVSQDIEAAALEHYFRLRPDIDRDAFMEMYQALATLNEARILGVFARLIIHFNKPRYEAFMPRMWGHLSRNLKAPHLKPVRDWFEAYGFGDKLS; encoded by the coding sequence ATGAGCCCTGACCGAGAGACGCAAAAAATCGCTTTTCTTAAGGCCTACGGCCTTGAGGGCATGGCCCGCCATGCCTTACCGGGGGATGCCTCAACGCGCCGTTATGAGCGGTTGAGCGAGCGTGGGCGTAGTCTGATGCTGATGGATCAGGCCCCCATGCCGGAGCTGATCCCCTGTCCGCCGCAAGCTGATTATGCTGAGCGCAAAAAGTTAGGCTATTTTGCCATGACGCGGTTATCAGCGGGCCGGATCGAGGCGTTTGCGGCCTGCGCTGAATATTTGCGCAGCCAAAACCTGTCGGCGCCGGAGATTGTGGCGTGGGATGCGCAGGCCGGTTTTCTGGTGTCCGAGGATCTGGGCGATGGCCTGTTTGCCCGCCTGATCGAACAGGGTGAGGACGAAATGAGCCTCTATCTGTCGGCGGTTGAGGCGCTGGCGGTGCTGCATCAAAGTCCGCCGCCAGAGACCCTGTCGGGTGGCTGGCCGCTGCTGGTCTATGATGATCTGGCACTGAAAACCGGGGTCGATCTGTTTATCGAATGGTATCCAAAGTATGATCCGTCGCGCGTGTTAAGTGATCAGGCGCGGGCCGATTGGGAGGCGGTCTGGGCACCGATACGGGCGCGGGCGCAAGCCGGTGCGTCGGTCTTCATGCACCGTGATTTCCATGCCGAAAACCTGCTGTGGCTGCCGGAACGCGAAGGTTATCAGCGGGTGGGTCTGATCGATTTTCAGGACGCCCTCAAGGGCCACCCAAGCTGGGATCTGCATTCCTTGTTGCAGGATGCGCGGCGGGATGTGTCACAGGACATAGAGGCGGCGGCCTTAGAGCACTATTTCAGATTACGCCCCGACATTGATCGGGATGCGTTCATGGAGATGTATCAGGCGCTGGCGACGCTCAATGAAGCGCGCATTTTGGGCGTGTTTGCCCGCCTGATTATCCATTTTAACAAGCCGCGTTATGAAGCCTTTATGCCGCGTATGTGGGGTCATCTGTCGCGTAATCTTAAGGCGCCGCATTTGAAACCCGTGCGCGACTGGTTTGAGGCCTACGGTTTCGGGGACAAACTGTCATGA
- the addA gene encoding double-strand break repair helicase AddA, producing the protein MTPQNVAADPSAHVFVTANAGSGKTSTLVNRVARLLLRGARPEHILCATYTKAAAAEMQGRLFAQLGGWAVMPDDELSQQLAKIGEDISAENLTRARTLFAGALETPGGLKIQTIHGFCEKLLRRFPLEAGLSPSFKILDDLEAKALKERAQEQLLTLHDDKGVHGDISSRDRLIRTLRINNFEKLLRQFCAQHEDITEQFEELKLKAESEGSNWIQFIYQSLGFDQVVTPEQIERNYLRGLNWEAIGALTRSVASVNDVTNQKISSALLSFCEANLRGEEFDATGFAAIFLKKDGHINSRIYTQKTLASDREIIDKLAQNAFTFNAQHNAAKIAFTTFDVLRLFMDFSAIYRTLKRRSGALDFQDLIVQTRRLLHQTDMSSWVLYKLDGGLEHILVDEAQDTSEDQWAIVKALTSEFFAGEGASLKLTKAIRTVFAVGDEKQSIYGFQGARPDKFLETRQYYDMAAVSAGQVLKVPELVHSFRSLPQVLGFVDAVYDGDPELSYALTFTSNVVRHAAVRNDIGCIELWPQVMPIDADDTEDDGTEVDPVDKTGATPAKRLAQQLAFHIKSEIAIGRGVMDKGHWRAMHAGDVLILVRKRDALFENIIRELKQQGVPVSGADRLKLSEHIAFQDIRTLMRFAMQPGDDLSLACVLRSPLCDLSEQDLYDLSQGRSGSLWAALLQKPSDGDRFDDARALMHWALAEAPKRAAFDFLARLLNRRDRSGLTMRQRFPTRLGPECEDVLDETLALALKGEGIDDIGVEAFLNLCEFNASDIKREQEEGGERVRVMTVHGSKGLEAPWVIIPIGPNFKSSRNDDLLLMDDDGGLFVDVKPERGKVDAITRFKDAKAEKDEQEALRLFYVALTRARDRLTVCGYQGKRAGIGRSWYGLAADAFSRLPVGEVSAVDMPLRADFGLDDPGRAQVLVYGARAGTYVADEKSLRAKAPLPEFLTAGSYGEDDPSAVWRAVSQMGDDDRTETERSPSPLAMQKGLGRYRRGNLIHKLFEILPDLAPDQREAVAVKYLAKQTDLDDDQRAEITGAVMAVLNDDRFAEAFSPRSRPEVALAGQIGVSARGEPVYLSGRIDRLVVSDDHVWVIDYKSSRPAPDLAEDAAIDYQRQMAGYVALLRQIYPKAKVEAALLWTDGPKLTPFSDDLITVRLAELSR; encoded by the coding sequence ATGACCCCGCAAAATGTCGCCGCTGATCCGTCCGCCCATGTCTTTGTCACAGCCAATGCCGGGTCAGGCAAGACGTCAACTCTGGTTAACCGGGTGGCGCGTCTGCTGCTGCGCGGGGCACGGCCTGAGCATATATTGTGTGCGACCTACACCAAGGCGGCGGCGGCGGAAATGCAGGGGCGGCTGTTCGCGCAACTGGGCGGCTGGGCCGTCATGCCGGACGATGAGTTGTCGCAGCAACTGGCGAAAATCGGTGAGGACATCAGCGCGGAAAATCTGACCCGCGCACGCACCCTGTTTGCAGGCGCGCTGGAGACGCCGGGGGGCTTGAAAATCCAGACCATCCACGGGTTTTGCGAGAAATTGCTGCGTCGGTTTCCGCTGGAGGCGGGGTTGTCGCCCTCGTTCAAAATCTTAGACGACCTTGAGGCCAAAGCGCTTAAAGAACGGGCGCAAGAGCAGTTACTGACTCTTCATGATGATAAGGGGGTACATGGCGATATCAGTAGCCGAGACCGCCTTATCCGTACACTCAGGATTAATAATTTCGAAAAATTGCTGCGCCAGTTTTGCGCGCAGCATGAAGATATAACCGAACAATTCGAGGAGCTTAAACTAAAGGCAGAGTCTGAGGGTTCAAACTGGATTCAATTTATTTATCAATCACTTGGATTTGATCAGGTAGTCACGCCAGAGCAGATCGAGCGCAATTATTTGCGTGGCCTTAACTGGGAAGCTATCGGTGCGCTGACACGATCTGTTGCCAGTGTGAATGACGTAACAAACCAGAAAATCAGTTCAGCCTTGTTGTCATTTTGCGAAGCAAATCTCAGGGGGGAAGAATTTGACGCGACGGGTTTTGCGGCTATCTTTCTTAAAAAAGATGGCCACATAAACAGTCGTATTTATACGCAAAAGACGCTGGCTTCTGATCGTGAGATAATCGACAAACTGGCACAGAACGCCTTTACATTTAATGCGCAGCATAATGCAGCAAAAATTGCCTTTACGACTTTTGATGTCTTGCGCCTGTTCATGGATTTCAGCGCGATTTACCGCACGCTGAAACGCCGGTCGGGGGCGCTCGATTTTCAGGATCTGATCGTCCAGACGCGCCGGTTACTGCACCAGACCGATATGTCGTCCTGGGTGCTCTATAAGCTCGACGGCGGGCTGGAGCATATACTGGTCGATGAGGCACAGGATACGTCTGAGGATCAGTGGGCGATCGTCAAAGCCCTGACATCCGAGTTTTTTGCCGGCGAAGGGGCCAGCCTCAAACTGACTAAGGCCATCCGCACGGTCTTTGCCGTCGGTGATGAAAAGCAGTCGATCTATGGTTTTCAAGGCGCGAGACCGGACAAGTTTCTTGAGACGCGGCAATATTACGATATGGCTGCCGTCAGTGCCGGGCAGGTGCTGAAAGTCCCGGAACTGGTCCATAGTTTCCGCTCCCTGCCGCAGGTTTTGGGCTTTGTCGATGCGGTCTATGACGGCGATCCGGAACTGTCCTATGCCCTGACCTTCACCAGCAATGTCGTCAGGCACGCAGCGGTGCGCAATGATATCGGCTGCATCGAACTGTGGCCGCAGGTCATGCCGATTGATGCAGACGATACCGAAGATGATGGCACCGAGGTCGATCCGGTTGATAAGACGGGGGCCACACCGGCCAAACGATTGGCGCAACAACTGGCCTTTCATATCAAATCCGAGATCGCCATCGGGCGCGGGGTGATGGACAAAGGTCACTGGCGGGCCATGCACGCTGGTGATGTGCTCATACTGGTGCGCAAACGCGATGCTTTGTTCGAGAACATTATCCGCGAACTGAAACAGCAGGGCGTGCCGGTTTCGGGTGCCGACCGGCTCAAACTATCCGAGCATATCGCCTTTCAGGACATCCGAACCCTGATGCGCTTTGCGATGCAGCCCGGTGACGATCTGTCGCTGGCCTGCGTATTGCGGTCGCCGTTATGTGACCTGAGCGAACAGGATTTGTACGATCTGTCGCAAGGCCGATCAGGTTCATTGTGGGCCGCACTTTTGCAAAAACCGTCCGATGGCGACCGGTTTGATGATGCGCGCGCCTTAATGCATTGGGCGCTGGCCGAAGCGCCAAAGCGGGCGGCATTTGATTTTCTGGCGCGGCTGCTGAACCGGCGTGATCGTAGCGGTTTGACGATGCGGCAGCGGTTTCCGACACGGCTGGGGCCTGAATGTGAGGACGTGCTGGATGAAACCCTGGCTCTGGCGCTCAAAGGTGAAGGCATTGACGATATCGGCGTCGAAGCGTTTCTGAACCTGTGCGAGTTCAACGCCTCAGACATTAAGCGCGAACAGGAAGAAGGCGGTGAGCGCGTCCGCGTCATGACCGTGCATGGCTCAAAGGGTCTTGAGGCGCCGTGGGTGATTATCCCCATCGGGCCGAATTTCAAATCGAGCCGTAACGATGATCTGCTGCTGATGGACGATGACGGCGGCCTGTTTGTTGATGTCAAACCGGAGCGCGGCAAGGTCGACGCGATTACGCGGTTCAAAGACGCCAAGGCTGAAAAGGATGAGCAGGAAGCCTTGCGGCTATTCTACGTGGCCCTGACGCGGGCGCGCGATCGCCTGACGGTGTGCGGCTATCAGGGCAAACGCGCAGGTATAGGCCGGTCATGGTACGGTCTGGCCGCCGACGCATTTTCGCGCTTGCCGGTAGGTGAGGTGTCGGCGGTTGATATGCCGCTGCGGGCCGATTTTGGGCTTGATGATCCGGGACGTGCGCAGGTTTTGGTTTACGGTGCGCGGGCCGGAACCTATGTGGCCGATGAAAAATCACTGCGGGCGAAAGCGCCATTGCCTGAGTTTCTCACCGCGGGGTCTTACGGCGAAGATGATCCGTCGGCGGTGTGGCGGGCGGTGTCGCAAATGGGTGATGATGACCGGACGGAGACTGAGCGGTCGCCGTCGCCGCTGGCTATGCAGAAAGGTCTGGGCCGGTATCGGCGCGGTAATCTGATCCATAAGCTGTTTGAAATTCTGCCCGATCTGGCGCCGGATCAACGCGAGGCGGTGGCCGTCAAATATCTCGCTAAACAGACCGATCTTGACGATGACCAGCGGGCGGAAATTACAGGTGCGGTCATGGCGGTGCTGAATGATGATCGCTTTGCCGAAGCGTTTTCGCCGCGCTCACGACCCGAAGTCGCTCTGGCCGGTCAGATCGGCGTTAGCGCGCGTGGCGAGCCGGTCTATCTGTCGGGCCGGATCGACCGGCTGGTGGTTAGCGATGATCATGTGTGGGTGATCGATTATAAATCCAGTCGCCCCGCGCCGGATCTCGCAGAAGACGCCGCCATAGACTATCAGCGCCAGATGGCGGGCTATGTCGCCCTTCTGCGGCAAATCTATCCGAAGGCGAAAGTCGAGGCGGCGCTGCTGTGGACCGATGGGCCGAAACTGACACCGTTTTCCGATGATCTGATCACGGTTAGGTTAGCTGAACTCAGCCGCTAA